In Peptostreptococcus equinus, the DNA window CATGGCCAATACACAATCATTTCTATCCATTCTTATTGCCTGTGCAACAGATGGAACTACTGGAATAATCTTGACTCCTGCTTCATTTAATATTTTAAAATATTTTCCTGGATTACCTGCTCCTGTCACAACTATTTCAACTTTTTCTTCTATTACAGCCTCTATGACATCTTCAATAAATGGGCTAAGCAACATAATATTTAAAGCAAAAGGTTTATCAGTTAGTTTTTTAGCCAATCTGATTTGTTCTACTATCCATTCTTTTGGGGCATTTCCACCTGCAATTATACCTAACCCACCTGCATTTGATACAGCTGCAGCTAAATATGCATCAGACACCCATGCCATACCTCCCTGAAATATTGGGTATTTTATTCCTAACAACTGGCAAATATTATTTTTTATTTTCATAATCTACCTACTTTATAATCATTTTATTTATTTAAGTTTTCAATATAATCAGCAATCAATTTAGGACTTGTTAACTTCTCAATCGCATCATCTTCTACTTCTATATTGTATTCTTCTTCTATTTCTGTCATTATATCCATA includes these proteins:
- a CDS encoding acyl carrier protein, whose product is MIEKIKEILAEQLDIEIEKIGDNTNIQEELEADSLDVMDIMTEIEEEYNIEVEDDAIEKLTSPKLIADYIENLNK